One genomic window of Arvicola amphibius chromosome 4, mArvAmp1.2, whole genome shotgun sequence includes the following:
- the Scgb3a1 gene encoding secretoglobin family 3A member 1 isoform X3 produces MPGIAFFVNSVAKPVPEPVAALAPAAEAVAGAVPSLPLSYLSILRFILAGLGIPLDPLIEGSRKCVTELGPETVGAVKTLLVMWASSLHGSPSLCGYPSPATFTIM; encoded by the exons ATGCCAG GTATTGCTTTCTTCGTGAACTCAGTGGCCAAACCTGTGCCAGAACCTGTGGCTGCCCTTGCTCCAGCTGCGGAGGCTGTGGCTGGGGCTGTGCCTAGCCTACCATTAAGCTACTTGAGCATCCTGAGGTtcatcctggctggcctgggcaTTCCGTTGGATCCCCTCATAGAGGGTtccaggaagtgtgtcaccgagCTGGGCCCTGAGACTGTAGGGGCTGTGAAGACACTGTTGGTAATGTGGGCATCTTCCCTGCATGGCTCTCCCTCCCTATGTGGGTACCCCTCCCCAGCCACCTTCACCATCATGTAG
- the Scgb3a1 gene encoding secretoglobin family 3A member 1 isoform X1 → MPGHLVCDPVKAHSTPKGAVTPRLKTVASGIAFFVNSVAKPVPEPVAALAPAAEAVAGAVPSLPLSYLSILRFILAGLGIPLDPLIEGSRKCVTELGPETVGAVKTLLVMWASSLHGSPSLCGYPSPATFTIM, encoded by the exons ATGCCAG gacatctggtATGCGACCCTGTGAAGgctcattcaacccccaaaggggccGTGACCCCCAGGTTGAAAACCGTTGCATCAG GTATTGCTTTCTTCGTGAACTCAGTGGCCAAACCTGTGCCAGAACCTGTGGCTGCCCTTGCTCCAGCTGCGGAGGCTGTGGCTGGGGCTGTGCCTAGCCTACCATTAAGCTACTTGAGCATCCTGAGGTtcatcctggctggcctgggcaTTCCGTTGGATCCCCTCATAGAGGGTtccaggaagtgtgtcaccgagCTGGGCCCTGAGACTGTAGGGGCTGTGAAGACACTGTTGGTAATGTGGGCATCTTCCCTGCATGGCTCTCCCTCCCTATGTGGGTACCCCTCCCCAGCCACCTTCACCATCATGTAG
- the Scgb3a1 gene encoding secretoglobin family 3A member 1 isoform X2, whose protein sequence is MRPSGTGSRKSILGPFSESHSTMKLTITFLVFCVALLSDSGIAFFVNSVAKPVPEPVAALAPAAEAVAGAVPSLPLSYLSILRFILAGLGIPLDPLIEGSRKCVTELGPETVGAVKTLLGALTAFG, encoded by the exons ATGAGACCCTCAGGAACAGGCTCCAGGAAGAGTATCCTAGGTCCATTTTCTGAGTCTCATTCCACCATGAAGCTTACCATCACCTTCCTAGTGTTCTGTGTGGCTCTGCTCAGTGACTCTG GTATTGCTTTCTTCGTGAACTCAGTGGCCAAACCTGTGCCAGAACCTGTGGCTGCCCTTGCTCCAGCTGCGGAGGCTGTGGCTGGGGCTGTGCCTAGCCTACCATTAAGCTACTTGAGCATCCTGAGGTtcatcctggctggcctgggcaTTCCGTTGGATCCCCTCATAGAGGGTtccaggaagtgtgtcaccgagCTGGGCCCTGAGACTGTAGGGGCTGTGAAGACACTGTTG GGGGCCCTGACAGCGTTCGGCTGA